Genomic DNA from Desulfonema ishimotonii:
GTGACCGCGCCCCGGCTGTGCTTATCAACAAAAAAGCCTACGGCCCCCTGACCATTGAGAAGCTGGATGGGATTTTGGGGAAGTTGAAGGCAGAGGCATGAAAGACCATCATATTCAATTATCGAAGTGGGAAAAAGACTTTCTGGATAGGATTGATGCCGAAAATATAGATAATCTATCCACTAAAAGAAATGATTCAAATTTGTTACTTGTAACAAAAAGTTGCCCTTGTAAAAATATTGAATACATAACTGCATGTATTAGCGACCAGGAAATAATTTTAACATGTAAAATTTCTCACAAGCATTTTGATTCAACTGCTTGGGATGGTAAAAGTTTTGGGGTGAATCAACGTCAAATGATAGGTAAGGCTGCAATTGAATTCCTTGATTTCATTTCTGGAAAAATTATCGTTTCACAAGTATATGATTTACAAAAAAGGGTTATTGGTAGTGGTTGGAGCAGAATGGACACTCCAGAGATTGATAATGAAGAATACGAAAATTTAATTAAAGAAATATATGGAGAGACATATAAAAAAGAATGGAATTGGGACGGAGAAATAAAATAAAGAAACTAAACCAGTCATTCAACCGAACAACTGCTCCTTCTGTAATCTCCAAGGGCCGTTGCCAGTTCCTCTCGTTCCCACGCTTTGCGTGGGAATGCAGCCCGAACGCTCTGCGTTCAGTATTTAAAGAATAAAAAATGAATCATCGAAAATGAAAAGCTCTTTTAATTCTGGAGCAATTTGGGTTCTATTTATATACAGATACCGGCCTACGCCGGATAATCATAATGCTCGGACATCGGAGCAAATTAATGAGAATTATAAAATTGAGTCCAAAGGATATAGACTTTCCTGATCGTTCCAGTGTGAGTACGTATTTCAAAATAAAATTACCCCAAAGAAATCCACCAGGTCAGTTCTTACTTACGCAAAGCAGAATAGCCGAAAGCGGAATAGCTATTGGAGAGCTTATTATTTTCTCTTACAAAACAGAGATCACACACATTGCAAAATCTGCTTCAGGCAGACTTGAATATCCAAATACTGGCAACAAGGACTATCCGTTTTATTTCATTGTAGATATGAATACGGTCTGTTCTGCAAAAGGTAATCTTGCTGACGTTGAAGTTGCTTTATCCTCCGTTGGAATACATAAAAATATCGTCCGTTCACAAGGTTGGCCGAGTATTCCAAATTCTCAAGCGATAGAAAAAATATGGAACTCTCTCAAAAAATGAATAAGTGTACACTAAAAGCCTTGAACTAAAGTCCATAGTTTCGACTAACGATTGGGACAATAAAACAACCCCAAAAACCCAATACCGCCAATGTACCCACAAATTCTTTTCCAAAATCGCAGGCCGGATCGGATCGCCACGCTGGAGGAATACCAGCAGAGCGGTGGCTATGAGGCGCTTGAACATGCCCTGAAGAACAAATCTTCCAAGGGCGTTCAGCAGGCCATTCTGGACGCTGTGCTTCTGGGGCGGGGCGGGGCCGCCTTTCCAATGGGCAAAAAACTTCTGACCATAGCGGAGGACGCACCGTTTCCCCGATATCTGGTGTGCAATGCCGATGAAATGGAGCCGGGCACCTTCAAGGACCGGGTTCTCATCCACGCCGATCCCCATCAGCTCATCGAGGGCATGATCATTGCCGGATACTCGGTACTGGCTGAAAAGGGGATCATCTTCATCCGGCCCGAATACGAAAGCGCGACCCGGATTCTGGAACGGGAAATAGAAATCGCCAAAAAGGCGGGCTACCTGGGGAAAAACATTCTGGACAGCGGCTTCGGCTTTGAACTGATCGTCCACCGGAGCGGCGGGCGCTACATCTGCGGCGAGGTCACAGCCCAGCTCAACGCCCTCATGGGAAAACGCCCCAATCCCCAGCAGCCCCCGCCCTATCCCACGGAAAAGGGGCTGTGGGAAAAACCCACCCTGCAACAGAACGTGGAGACGCTTTGCTGTGTGCCCCACATTATCCGACACGGGTCCGCGTGGTTTAAGGCCCTGGCCCTGACCGAGACGGGCGCGGGCACCAAGATCTTCGGCATCAGCGGCAAGGTAAACCGCCCCGGCTGCTATGAACTGCCCATGGGCGTCCGCCTGAGCGAAATCATCGAAGAACACGCGGGCGGGATGCGGCCCGGCTCCGAGTTCAAGGCCTGTCTGCCGGGCGGGGCCTCCACCAGCTATCTGACGCGGGAACACTATCACATCGAAATGGATTTCGAGTCGCTGCGCAATGTGGGCAACCGGCTCGGCACAGCCGCCATCATGGTCTTTGACCACAACACCTGCATGGTCGGCGCGACCCTGAACCTGATTGAATTTTTCGCAAGGGAATCCTGCGGCTGGTGTACACCCTGCCGGGAGGGCATCCCCTACATCCGGGACATCCTGTGGCGCATTGAAAACGGCGAAGGCGAGGCGGAATTCATCCCCATGCTGAAAAACCTGTGCAAGGAGCTGTGGAAGGCCTATTGCGCCTTTGCGCCGGGCGCGGCCGCCCCGGTCGAAGGGCTGCTGAACAGCTTTGAAGATGAGGTACGGGAACATATCGTTCAGAAAAAATGTCCGTTCAAAGAACGACAAACACGTTAAAAGTCTGAAAACCGTCATTCCCGTAAAAGCAGGAATTCCATAACCATTTTAAGAAGCTGTTTCGGCCATCGTTCCAACGCTCTGCGTTGGAATGCCCGACCGGGACGCTTTGCGTCCCGTCACACGACGCGGGAGCGTCGGGTTCGCCCGTTCCAACGCAGAGCGTTGGAA
This window encodes:
- a CDS encoding complex I 51 kDa subunit family protein, translating into MYPQILFQNRRPDRIATLEEYQQSGGYEALEHALKNKSSKGVQQAILDAVLLGRGGAAFPMGKKLLTIAEDAPFPRYLVCNADEMEPGTFKDRVLIHADPHQLIEGMIIAGYSVLAEKGIIFIRPEYESATRILEREIEIAKKAGYLGKNILDSGFGFELIVHRSGGRYICGEVTAQLNALMGKRPNPQQPPPYPTEKGLWEKPTLQQNVETLCCVPHIIRHGSAWFKALALTETGAGTKIFGISGKVNRPGCYELPMGVRLSEIIEEHAGGMRPGSEFKACLPGGASTSYLTREHYHIEMDFESLRNVGNRLGTAAIMVFDHNTCMVGATLNLIEFFARESCGWCTPCREGIPYIRDILWRIENGEGEAEFIPMLKNLCKELWKAYCAFAPGAAAPVEGLLNSFEDEVREHIVQKKCPFKERQTR